A single genomic interval of Schistocerca americana isolate TAMUIC-IGC-003095 chromosome 2, iqSchAmer2.1, whole genome shotgun sequence harbors:
- the LOC124594344 gene encoding uncharacterized protein LOC124594344 yields MADSNTCFVCDKAFQLRKTLYAHIRKMHDVEPNTEGTIKCPQDDCSHSLNTLACLRAHVEEKHMVRTADEKIVFQSMDDFLKWKSKEEKLARCSFVMHGGAKHVKGATKITYVCHRSGIFISRSKGKRLLKSQGSNKMGGHCTSAIEVSQEKNGTCTCVYFKTHFGHELNIGFLHLSKSEREIIAGEFNIRINVFATAVFIIFKAMKFSCLSRINLV; encoded by the exons ATGGCAGATTCCAACACGTGTTTTGTGTGCGATAAAGCATTTCAGCTGCGAAAAACTTTATACGCGCACATCAGGAAAATGCATGATGTAGAGCCAAATACAGAAGGTACGATTAAGTGCCCACAAGACGACTGTAGCCATTCCTTAAATACATTGGCTTGTTTGAGAGCACATGTGGAGGAAAAGCACATGGTTCGAACTGCGGATgaaaagattgtattccagtcaatggacg ACTTTCTAAAATGGAAGTCCAAAGAGGAGAAGTTAGCGAGATGTAGCTTTGTGATGCATGGTGGTGCGAAGCATGTGAAGGGTGCCACCAAAATCACTTATGTATGTCACAGGTCTGGGATATTCATATCTCGGTCAAAGGGCAAGAGGCTACTGAAGTCTCAAGGCAGTAACAAAATGGGTGGCCACTGCACGTCTGCCATTGAGGTCAGCCAAGAAAAAAATGGAACGTGTACTTGTGTTTATTTTAAAACACATTTCGGCCATGAACTGAATATTGGTTTTCTGCACCTTAGTAAATCTGAAAGGGAGATTATTGCGGGTGAGTTCAACATTAGAATAAATGTTTTTGCTAcagcagtttttataatttttaaggcAATGAAATTTAGTTGCCTATCTAGAATCAACCTTGTGtaa